The following proteins come from a genomic window of Candidatus Polarisedimenticolia bacterium:
- a CDS encoding 4-hydroxy-3-methylbut-2-enyl diphosphate reductase, producing MADASYYPRGFGLKSRIEGQLDEDYRSRIVEYLKSHDYTLRAGDVTFRLAEEFGFCYGVDRAVDYAYETRSRFPDRSLYITGEIIHNPHVNSRLREMGIRFLSGAGAHPDAWDRLSPADVVILPAFGVTVEQMGLLQEKGCTLVDTTCGSVLNVWKNVERYAKDGFTSLIHGKYNHEETRATASRTSLHPDGKYLVVRDLEETDLVARMIRFGGEAGAFLERFASACSTGFDPGTDLERVGLANQTTMLSSESLQVAEMIRRAMADRYGEGNLPAHFRSFDTICSATQDRQDAVGRLLQSGVSLMLVIGGYNSSNTNHLAELAAEKVPTYHIEDASCLLGKSSIRHKRVGEKSPSMDGPWLPDGPVVVGITAGASTPNNRIGEVVERVLRLRGLDPSDLPLD from the coding sequence GTGGCGGACGCTTCGTATTATCCCCGCGGGTTCGGGCTCAAGTCCCGGATCGAAGGCCAGCTCGACGAAGACTATCGCAGCCGCATCGTGGAGTACCTGAAGAGCCACGACTACACGCTGCGCGCGGGCGACGTGACCTTCCGGCTGGCGGAGGAGTTCGGCTTCTGCTACGGCGTCGACCGCGCCGTGGATTACGCCTACGAGACGCGCTCCCGCTTCCCGGATCGCAGCCTCTACATCACCGGAGAGATCATCCACAACCCGCACGTCAACAGCCGGCTGCGGGAGATGGGCATCCGCTTCCTCAGCGGCGCGGGGGCGCACCCGGACGCCTGGGACCGCCTGAGCCCGGCGGACGTGGTGATCCTGCCGGCCTTCGGGGTCACGGTCGAGCAGATGGGGCTGCTGCAGGAGAAGGGGTGCACCCTGGTGGACACCACCTGCGGATCGGTCCTCAACGTGTGGAAGAACGTGGAGCGTTACGCCAAAGACGGCTTCACCTCGCTGATCCACGGCAAGTACAACCACGAGGAGACGCGCGCCACCGCCTCGCGCACCTCCCTGCACCCGGACGGAAAGTACCTGGTGGTGCGGGACCTGGAGGAAACCGATCTCGTGGCTCGAATGATTCGCTTCGGCGGCGAGGCAGGCGCTTTCCTGGAGCGCTTTGCGTCCGCCTGCTCCACCGGGTTCGATCCCGGGACCGACCTGGAGCGCGTGGGGCTGGCCAACCAAACGACCATGCTCAGCTCGGAGTCGCTGCAGGTTGCCGAGATGATCCGCCGGGCCATGGCGGACCGCTACGGGGAAGGAAACCTGCCGGCCCACTTCCGCTCGTTCGACACCATCTGCAGCGCCACCCAGGACCGCCAGGACGCGGTAGGCAGGCTGCTGCAGAGCGGCGTGTCGCTCATGCTCGTCATCGGGGGCTACAACAGCAGCAACACGAACCATCTGGCGGAGCTGGCCGCGGAGAAGGTGCCGACCTACCACATCGAGGACGCCAGCTGCCTGCTGGGGAAGTCCTCGATCCGGCACAAGCGCGTGGGGGAGAAGAGCCCGAGCATGGACGGCCCCTGGCTGCCCGACGGTCCCGTCGTGGTGGGCATCACCGCCGGAGCCTCCACGCCCAACAACCGCATCGGCGAGGTCGTCGAGAGGGTCCTGCGGCTGCGGGGACTCGATCCATCGGACCTGCCCCTGGACTGA